Sequence from the Candidatus Deferrimicrobiaceae bacterium genome:
CTGCCCGGAGGCCGGTCTACCGCCGCGTGAGCGTACGTCTCATTTGTTAAGCGCACACGGGCCGCGGAACCGGCAAAGGTTCCCGCGGCCTTTTCGTTTTTTTATCGAAGCCGCCGGGAGCTCCCTCCCGGCGGCTTTTTTATTGTCCGGCCGACGAAAGACGCAAAAACCGAATAAACCAAAAACGGGAGGAACGGGAAAATGGCTGAAAAGGTCTTCATCTTCGACACGACATTGCGCGACGGGGAGCAGGTGCCGGGCGCCAAGCTCGCCAAGGACCAGAAGGTCGAGATCGCGAAGCAGATCGCCGCGCTCGGCGTCGACATCATCGAGGCGGGCTTCCCCGCCTCGTCCCCCGGCGATTTCGACGCGGTGCAGACCGTGGCGCGCGAGGTCAAGGGGCCGGTCATCGCGGGTCTTGCCCGCGCCGTCAAGAAGGACATCGACACGCTGTGGGAGGCGATCAAGCTCGCGAAGCGGCCCCGTATCCACACGTTCATCGGAACCTCCGACATCCACATCCAGAAGAAGTTCCGCTCCGACAAGGAGAAGATCCTCCAGTGGAGCATCGACACCGTGAAATACGCCCGGTCGCTGTGCGCCGACGTCGAGTTCACGACCGAGGACGCGGCCCGGACCGAGTTCGAATACCTCTGCCGCGCCGTCGAGGCGGCCATCAAGGCCGGCGCGACGACGATCAACATCCCCGACACGGTGGGCTACGCGACCCCGATGGAGATGGCCGACCGGGTCCGGCGGCTGAAGGAGAAGGTGCCGGCGCTCGACCACGCGATTCTCTCGATGCACTGCCACAACGACATGGGGCTCGCGACGGCCAACACGCTGGCGGGCATCCTGGGGGGGGCGCGCCAGGCCGAGGTGACGATCAACGGCATCGGCGAACGCGCCGGAAACGCGGCGCTCGAAGAAGTCGTCATGGCGATCCGCACGCGGAAGGACATCTTCAAGGGGCTCTACACCGACATCAACACGAAGGAGATCGCGAAGACCAGTCGGATGGTCTCGACGCTCATGGGGCTTCCGATCCAGCGCAACAAGGCGATCGTCGGCGTCAATGCGTTCGCCCATTCGTCGGGCATCCACCAGGATGGGATCCTGAAGGACCGCGCGACCTACGAGATCGTCCGGCCCGAGGACGTCGGCGTCTCCGCGCATGCCTTTACGCTGACGGCCCGCTCCGGGCGCGCCGCGCTCAAGCACCAGATCGCGGGCATGGGGCACCAGGTCACCGACGCGCAGCTCGATTCGATCTACGAGGCGTTCCTTACGCTGGCCGACAAGAAGAAGGAAGTGGCGGTCGAGGATCTCGGCGCGCTCGTCCAGGAAGAGCTGTTCAAGGTGCCCGAGATCTACAAGCTCGAGCACATCCAGTTCCTGTCGGGCTCGAAGGCGACGCCGATGGCGGCGCTCCGCATCCGCAAGGACAAGGAGGTCATCGAGGAGGCGTCCACCGGCAACGGCCCCGTCGACGCGGCCTACAAGTGCGTAGAGCGGGTCGTCGGCCGGAAGTTCGAGCTGATCGACTGGGGGCTGAACGCGATCACCTCGGGCGAGGACGCGGTCGGCGAGGCGCGGGTGCGCATCCGCTTCAAGGACACGATCGTCGCGGGCACGGCCACCTCGACCGACGTCATCGAGGCCTCGGTCAAGGCATACCTCGCCGCGATCAACCGCTACATCGCGCTCGAGGCGCGCGAGAAGGCCGCGAAGAAGGTGAAGGGCGCGCCGAAGAAGAAGGTCGCGGTCAAGGGCGTGTGACCGGTCCCCGCGGGCGCCTTGCGACTTGCCCCGGGGACCGTCTGGACGGGCCTGGCCGGCACCGGAGGTCCGTTTTCGGCGGGCCGGGATGGCGCGGGGGAACGCGCCTTTCCCGGCCCGATTTTTTTCGGGAGCACGTTTTATTGAGGGGAATTGCAATAATATTGCAGTCAATTACCGAGGGAGGTGTATATTCCGGAAGTCACGAGTGAAATACCTTTAGCCGGAGGACCGCCATGCGCCGCCTTACCCTTTCCCCTATCGCGTTGCTTCTCGTATCCCTGATCACCTCGTGCGGAAGCAGCGGAGGGGGAACGTCGGGGACCGAACGGGCTCCACTGACGCTGGCCGGGACGGTGTCCACATTCGCAGGCACGGGGGTTGCCACCTTCGCCGGATCCGAGCCGACCTTCTTCGGCCCCAGCGGCGTCGTCAAGGTCGGTTCGGACCTTTTCGTGACAGATATGGGAAACAACACGATCCGCAAGGTCGTGATCGCGACGGGCGAGACGACAACGCTGGCGGGGAGCGGAGTCCCCGGGCATGCCGACGGCACGGGGAGCGACTCCAGCTTTTGGTCCCCCGGTGGCATCACGTCGGACGGTACGAACCTCTACGTGGTCGACCGGTCGAACAGCAGGATCCGGCAGGTAGTAATCGCGACCGGGGAAGTGACGACGTTGGCGGGACGCGACGGCCCCCACGAATCCGTCGATGGCACGGGCAGCGCGGCGGAATTCGCTTTCCCCGAGGGCATCGCGACCGACGGGACGAACCTTTACGTGACCGAATCGGGCAGCAAGATCCGGAAGGTGGTGATTGCGACCGGGGTCGTCACGACGATCGCGAACTTCTCGAACGGAATCCGGCACCCCTACGGCATCGCCACCGACAACGGGACGAACCTTTACCTCACCTCGTCCGACAATACGATCCAGAAAATGGTGGTCGCGACGCTGGAAGTGACGACGTTGGCAGGAAGGCCCGGCGCCACGCGCACCGACAACGCCGCCCTCGACGGTACGGGGAGCGCGGCCACATTCTACAATCCCTGGGGCATCGCGATCGACGGAACGAACCTGTTCGTGACCGACTCCCGCAACCACACGGTCCGGAAAGTCGTGATCGCGACCGGGGCAGTGACGACGCTGGCGGGCGGCCGGAAAAGTGCCGGGTATGCCGACGGCGCGGGCAGCGCGGCCCGTTTCAACCTGCCTTGGGGCATCGCGACCGACGGGACCGAGCTGTTCTTGGCCGACTACATGAACTTTTCGGTCAGGAAGGTGGCGATCGCATCGGCGGAGGTGACGACGGTGTCTGGAAGCCCCGGCTTCTCCGCTGACGGCACGGCGGGCGAGGCCACCTTCAACAATCCCTCGGGCGCCGCGTCTGACGGGAGGAACCTCTTCGTGGCAGACACCTGCAACCACACGATCCGGAAGATCGTGATCGCGACCGGGGCGGTGACGACGCTGGCGGGGTACGCGGGGGAATACGGCGTCGCAGACGGCAATGGAAGCGACGCCAGGTTCAACAACCCGTCCGGCCTCGCGACCGACGGGACGAATGTCTATGTGGCCGACACGGGGAACTGCACGATCCGGAAGATCGCGATCGCCACTGGTGAGACGACGACGCTGGCGGGGCGCCCCGAGGAGGTCGGCGCCGCCGACGGCTTCGGGAGCGAGGCAACGTTCAACTCGCCATACGGAATCGCGACGGACGGGACGAACCTCTACGTGGCGGACACGGCAAACCATACGATCCGGAAGGTCGTGATCGCGACGGGGGAAGTGACGAGCGTGGCGGGCGCCGCCGGCATTGCCGGCGCCTCCAGCGGAATGGGTGCCGCGGCGACGTTCAACCAGCCGGCCGGCATCACGTATGACGGGGGGAACCTCTACGTGGCCGACACCTTCAACGGCACGGTCCGGAAGATCGTACTCGCGACCGGCGCCGTGACGACACTCGCGGGGATCTCGGGGGCGGGCGGGTCCGACGACGGCATGGGGAGCGGGGCGCGCTTCGACCTGCCGACCGGGATCGCGTCGGACGGGATGTACCTCTACGTATCGGATCAGGGGAACCACACGATCCGGAAGATCGTGATCGCGACCCGGGAAGTGACGACGATAGCGGGAAGTGCCTCCCATACCGGCGCCACGAACGGGGCGGGGACCGATGCGCGGTTCTATTACCCGACGGGGCTCGCGACCGACGGGACCTCACTCTTCGTCGCCGACTGCTTCAACAACGCAATCCGGGTGATCCGGTAGCCCGGCCGGCGTCGGGCAGAACTTGCGGAGGCGGCAGCTCGCCGGGCGCCGCCTCCGCTCAACCGAAATCGATCACATTCAACTCGAGGGCCTCCGCCGCCCTGGCCATCAGTTCGTCGAACGTGGCGAGAGCCGTGGCGCCGGCGGCTTGTGCGAAGGCCAAGTGAAGGGCGTCGAGCGTCCGGAGCGGGATGTCGGGCAGCATGGTCATCAGGTTCACGGCCCCTTCGAACGAATCGGGTGATAGGGGTGCCTTGTAGAGGAAGCCGTTGCGCAGGTCCTCGCGGAAGGCGGCATAAACCTTCGCCTCGGTCGTCGCATCGAACGCCTTTTCACGACGTTTCCTGGCCAGCAAACTTCGCATCTCGGCGACGGTCAGGTCGCTGATTACCATGGGGGCCGATCCGACGATGAACCGCTCGACCGCCTCGGAGTGCGGTTCGTTGAGGTACCACTTGGCCAGCGCGCTCGTGTCGAAATAGACCGGACCGTCAACGCGCATCGCGTTCTTCCCGGATCGCCCGCTCGCTCCCATCGGCCATCGGCGCCATGCTTTCGCGCAACGCCTTGTGGGACGGCACCGCCCGATTGCCCCCGATCGGCACAAGTCGGGCCACCGGCTCTCCCCGTCGGGTGATCGTCACATCCCCTTCGGCGAGCAGTTTCTCGAGGCGCGACAGCCCTTCTCGGGCTTCCCGTACGGTAATGCTCCTCATCGGGCCGGTCCTCCTTCTGCCTCCGTGCAGCACGTGCCTCATTTATGGTAATTGTAGCACATGGAGTCGGATCCGGAGTCAATCCGCGTCGGGCAGCACGTATCCCGCGTCGGGGATGATGAGCGCGGGGGGGAGTTCCTCCAGCAACGTTTCCGCCAGCCGGATCGCTTCCTCGAACGATCCGGCCGGCTTCATTCCCATCCGCTCCACGTCTTCCCCCCGAAGCGACGACACCAGGATCACCCGGCAGCCGTGCGCCTTGGTCAGCGTGGCGTGGGCGGTCTGGCCGTAGATCTGGTAGTTCTTCCGCAGGTCGATTTCCATCTGGCCGGGATCCTCGAAACGGAACCAGTGGAAGAAGTTCGGGCTGCCGAAGCCGTCGGCGCACTCGGCGAGCAGGATGAGCACGCCGCCGGGCTCGACCGCCCGGAACGCGTTGTCGAGCGCCTTGTGCGACTGGATCACGTTGATGTCCTTGGGCCAGCCGCCCGCCGAGGCAATGACGAGCGGGTAGCGCCGCGGCAGAGAGACGCGGAATACGTCCGCATACCGCTCGCAAGCCTCGCGATGCGCCAGTCGCCAGTCTCCGGCCACCGCGTCGAACAGCCGCTTGTCGGGCAGGAGCAGCGTATTGAGCAGAAACGTCGGCGCGGCCATCGCGACGGCCTCGTCGATGTCCTCGTGCACGGGGTTTCCGTCGAGCTGCCCGGCGTGCGCCAGCGGGTGCTTTCCCGGACCGTCGGGCAGGAAGACGCGGAAATGGGTGGCGGCCGCGGTGTCGCGATGGGCGCAGCCGGGGACGAGCGCTTTGCGGCCCCCGCCGAAGCCGGCGAAGTAGTGGAAGGAGATCGTGCCGGTCAGGACGACCCGGTCGTGGTCCATGACCGGTCGGTAGACCTGCACGCGGGTGCCCCGGGTCGTGACGCCGAGCGTCGCCATCTCGCCGTCCGGGTCGGATTGCACGACCCGGACGCCCGAGGAAAGCTCGGGGCCGACGACCTCTGCGATCTCGGCGTCGGTCAGCGCCCGGTGGGTTCCGCGTGCGACGAACAGCGTTACGCACTTCCGCGGGATGCCCGCGGCGTCCGTTTCCGCGAGCAGCGGCGACAGGAACTTCTCGGTCGCGCTGTAGCGGGTGATGTCGGAGATCGGCACTGCGACGGATTCGGAAGGCGACAGAAGAGCGCGGAGTGGGGGCGATCCGACCGGGCCCCCCAGCCGGGCGCGCAGCATCGCGATCTCGTCGGACGGCATCGCCGGTTCCCGGGCGGCCAGCCACGCGGCTTCCCGGCGGGCGCGGTCGGGGATGGCGACCTCGCCGCGGCCGTACCGAAGGGTTGTCGGGATCATTTGCGCCTCCTTGCGGTACACTTGATCGATCACCAGGCCGTGCTCATTCTATCGCGACCGGATCGGAGAGATCGATGGACAACCGCTTCCTGCTCGAATTCGCCATGGAGACGGCCGCCGGCGCCGGGGAGATCCTGCGCAGCAACTATGGCCGCCGCCAGACGATCCACTTCAAGGGCGAGATCAACCTCGTGACCGACGTCGACCGCGCTTCCGAGGCGTACATCAAGGACCGTATCCGCAACCAGTTTCCGGACCACGGCATCATGGCCGAGGAAAGCCCCGAGGAAAAATCGCCTTCCCCGTACCGCTGGATCGTCGACCCGCTCGACGGGACGACAAATTACGCGCACAACTACCCCTGCTTCTGCGTTTCCATCGGGGTCGAGCACGAAGGGATACCGGT
This genomic interval carries:
- the larA gene encoding nickel-dependent lactate racemase; the encoded protein is MIPTTLRYGRGEVAIPDRARREAAWLAAREPAMPSDEIAMLRARLGGPVGSPPLRALLSPSESVAVPISDITRYSATEKFLSPLLAETDAAGIPRKCVTLFVARGTHRALTDAEIAEVVGPELSSGVRVVQSDPDGEMATLGVTTRGTRVQVYRPVMDHDRVVLTGTISFHYFAGFGGGRKALVPGCAHRDTAAATHFRVFLPDGPGKHPLAHAGQLDGNPVHEDIDEAVAMAAPTFLLNTLLLPDKRLFDAVAGDWRLAHREACERYADVFRVSLPRRYPLVIASAGGWPKDINVIQSHKALDNAFRAVEPGGVLILLAECADGFGSPNFFHWFRFEDPGQMEIDLRKNYQIYGQTAHATLTKAHGCRVILVSSLRGEDVERMGMKPAGSFEEAIRLAETLLEELPPALIIPDAGYVLPDAD
- a CDS encoding type II toxin-antitoxin system prevent-host-death family antitoxin; this encodes MRSITVREAREGLSRLEKLLAEGDVTITRRGEPVARLVPIGGNRAVPSHKALRESMAPMADGSERAIREERDAR
- a CDS encoding 2-isopropylmalate synthase, translating into MAEKVFIFDTTLRDGEQVPGAKLAKDQKVEIAKQIAALGVDIIEAGFPASSPGDFDAVQTVAREVKGPVIAGLARAVKKDIDTLWEAIKLAKRPRIHTFIGTSDIHIQKKFRSDKEKILQWSIDTVKYARSLCADVEFTTEDAARTEFEYLCRAVEAAIKAGATTINIPDTVGYATPMEMADRVRRLKEKVPALDHAILSMHCHNDMGLATANTLAGILGGARQAEVTINGIGERAGNAALEEVVMAIRTRKDIFKGLYTDINTKEIAKTSRMVSTLMGLPIQRNKAIVGVNAFAHSSGIHQDGILKDRATYEIVRPEDVGVSAHAFTLTARSGRAALKHQIAGMGHQVTDAQLDSIYEAFLTLADKKKEVAVEDLGALVQEELFKVPEIYKLEHIQFLSGSKATPMAALRIRKDKEVIEEASTGNGPVDAAYKCVERVVGRKFELIDWGLNAITSGEDAVGEARVRIRFKDTIVAGTATSTDVIEASVKAYLAAINRYIALEAREKAAKKVKGAPKKKVAVKGV
- a CDS encoding type II toxin-antitoxin system VapC family toxin; its protein translation is MRVDGPVYFDTSALAKWYLNEPHSEAVERFIVGSAPMVISDLTVAEMRSLLARKRREKAFDATTEAKVYAAFREDLRNGFLYKAPLSPDSFEGAVNLMTMLPDIPLRTLDALHLAFAQAAGATALATFDELMARAAEALELNVIDFG